The Clostridium sp. AWRP genome has a window encoding:
- a CDS encoding MurR/RpiR family transcriptional regulator produces MENVDNHDLIRTIQVKFPRLSKGQKLIAEYILKHYDKAAFMTAAKLGVSVGVSESTVVRFANELGFSGYPKLQKSLQELIKNKLTTVQRIELSNDFVSQESPLKSVLKSDMENIRATLEKINHKTFDDVIESIFKAKKIYIIGLRSSTAIADFLGFYLNLILDNVKVVGYGISDIFEQMINLTGDDLVIGIGFPRYAVRTIESLTFAKSRNAKVVAITDSLLSPLAARADYTLIAQSNMASFVDSLVAPLSVINALIVAVGMQEKDKISSTFSDLEDIWKEYQVYSFREQN; encoded by the coding sequence ATGGAGAATGTTGACAATCACGACCTAATAAGAACAATTCAAGTTAAATTTCCAAGATTGAGCAAAGGCCAAAAATTAATAGCTGAATATATATTAAAACATTATGATAAAGCTGCTTTTATGACAGCTGCTAAATTAGGTGTGAGTGTAGGTGTAAGTGAATCAACAGTAGTTAGGTTTGCAAATGAACTTGGATTTTCAGGATATCCTAAATTGCAGAAATCTCTTCAAGAACTAATAAAAAATAAATTAACTACAGTACAAAGGATTGAATTATCAAATGATTTTGTAAGTCAGGAAAGTCCCTTAAAAAGTGTTTTAAAATCAGATATGGAAAACATAAGAGCTACACTAGAAAAGATAAATCATAAAACTTTTGACGATGTAATTGAAAGCATATTCAAAGCTAAAAAAATATATATAATAGGTCTTAGAAGTTCCACTGCAATTGCAGATTTTTTAGGATTTTATTTAAATTTGATATTGGATAACGTAAAAGTTGTTGGATATGGAATAAGTGATATTTTTGAACAGATGATAAATTTAACTGGAGATGATTTAGTAATAGGTATAGGATTTCCAAGATATGCAGTAAGAACTATTGAGTCCTTAACATTTGCTAAAAGTAGGAATGCAAAAGTAGTTGCTATTACAGATAGTCTTCTATCACCACTTGCAGCAAGAGCAGATTATACATTAATAGCACAAAGTAATATGGCTTCTTTTGTAGATTCATTAGTGGCACCTTTAAGTGTAATCAATGCTTTAATAGTAGCTGTAGGTATGCAGGAAAAGGATAAAATATCTTCCACTTTTTCAGATTTAGAAGATATTTGGAAAGAGTATCAAGTATATTCTTTTAGAGAACAAAATTAA
- a CDS encoding pseudouridine synthase, which produces MVERLQKYMAYCGIASRRKCESIILQGRVKVNGVTIKNLGTKIDDKIDKITVDDVEIQKESKKVYILLNKPTGYVSTVKDDRGRNTILDIVKVKERIYPIGRLDYNTSGIIILTNDGEVYNKVAHPKMEKNKVYVAVIKGIPSKEDIEKFKNGVNIDGYITAKADFNILNVNKSKNNSKVRIKIHEGKNRQIRKMCDAIGHPVISLTRISIGNIDVGNLEEGKWRYLNEDEIKYIKN; this is translated from the coding sequence ATGGTAGAAAGATTACAAAAATATATGGCTTACTGTGGTATAGCTTCAAGGAGAAAATGTGAAAGCATAATATTGCAGGGAAGAGTTAAAGTAAATGGAGTAACTATTAAAAACTTAGGAACAAAAATTGATGATAAAATAGACAAAATTACTGTAGATGATGTAGAAATTCAAAAAGAAAGCAAAAAAGTATATATACTATTGAATAAACCTACAGGATATGTTTCTACAGTTAAGGATGACCGGGGAAGGAATACTATTTTAGATATTGTGAAAGTAAAAGAACGAATATATCCAATAGGTAGGTTGGATTATAACACTTCTGGTATCATTATACTTACTAACGATGGAGAAGTGTACAATAAAGTAGCCCATCCTAAAATGGAGAAAAATAAAGTCTATGTTGCAGTTATAAAGGGAATCCCTTCAAAGGAAGATATAGAAAAATTTAAAAATGGAGTAAATATAGATGGTTATATAACAGCCAAAGCAGATTTTAATATACTTAATGTAAATAAGAGCAAGAATAATTCCAAAGTTAGAATAAAGATACATGAGGGGAAAAATAGGCAGATAAGAAAGATGTGTGATGCTATTGGACATCCGGTAATATCTTTGACTAGAATTTCTATAGGTAATATAGATGTAGGAAATTTGGAAGAAGGAAAATGGAGATATTTGAATGAGGATGAAATAAAATATATAAAAAATTAA
- a CDS encoding glycosyltransferase family 2 protein, with amino-acid sequence MKGFIFNSTFIFQILVCILASYYLILSLFGLYKKKDNGAEKCTPKNTFALLVAAHNEEMVIAQIIESLKDIDYPKNMYDIFVIADNCDDNTAAISKKYGVNVCERKVPDKKGKGYALEWMFNKIFKMDRKYDAIAIFDADNLVSKNFLTEMNYKLCKGYKVVQGYIDSKNPNDSWITGSYSISFWSTNRLFQLSRSNLGLSTQIGGTGFCMKTDILKKLGWGATCLTEDLEFTCKLVLNGEKVGWAHNAIVYDEKPLTLKQSWTQRKRWMQGFTDVASRFFFKLIKKSIVNRSFTAFDCAIYTIQPFVTLLLGVSALLTILQNNNPHGLNIFVVNSLFSSIEWKIFSIFQFLFTPLIMLLESKLSKKMFSVFALYSLNIIVLSYVFTSPTFYEMLIGNILYLLVFLVGVSLLCGKNCFKIFIWYLLYGIYTLTWIPITIQGILDKNNKEWNHTKHIRQISIQEME; translated from the coding sequence ATGAAAGGGTTTATTTTTAATTCTACATTTATTTTCCAAATATTAGTTTGTATACTTGCATCTTACTACCTGATACTTTCTCTATTTGGATTATACAAAAAAAAGGATAATGGCGCTGAAAAATGTACACCTAAAAATACTTTTGCACTTTTAGTGGCAGCTCATAATGAAGAAATGGTAATTGCACAAATAATAGAAAGTTTAAAAGACATTGATTATCCTAAAAATATGTATGATATTTTTGTCATTGCAGATAATTGTGACGATAATACTGCAGCTATATCAAAAAAATACGGCGTTAATGTATGCGAAAGAAAAGTTCCTGATAAAAAAGGAAAAGGTTATGCTCTTGAATGGATGTTTAACAAAATATTTAAAATGGATCGTAAATACGATGCCATAGCTATCTTTGATGCAGATAATTTAGTTTCAAAAAATTTTTTAACTGAAATGAATTACAAATTGTGCAAAGGATATAAAGTTGTTCAAGGTTACATAGATAGCAAGAATCCAAATGATTCATGGATAACAGGTTCCTATTCAATTTCTTTCTGGTCTACAAACAGACTTTTTCAACTTTCTAGATCAAATCTTGGATTGTCAACTCAAATAGGTGGAACTGGGTTTTGTATGAAAACAGATATATTGAAGAAATTAGGTTGGGGTGCTACTTGCTTGACAGAAGATTTGGAATTCACATGCAAATTAGTATTAAATGGCGAAAAAGTTGGTTGGGCTCACAATGCAATAGTTTATGATGAAAAACCTTTGACCTTAAAACAATCTTGGACTCAAAGAAAAAGATGGATGCAGGGATTTACTGATGTTGCTTCTAGGTTTTTCTTTAAGCTTATAAAAAAATCTATTGTAAACAGAAGCTTTACAGCATTTGATTGTGCAATATATACAATACAACCTTTTGTAACTTTATTACTTGGAGTCTCAGCACTCTTAACTATACTGCAAAACAACAATCCACATGGATTAAATATATTTGTTGTAAATTCGCTGTTTTCATCGATTGAATGGAAAATTTTCAGTATATTTCAGTTTTTATTTACTCCTTTAATAATGCTTTTAGAGAGTAAACTTTCTAAAAAAATGTTTTCTGTATTTGCATTGTATTCTTTAAATATAATTGTACTTTCATATGTATTTACGTCTCCAACTTTCTATGAAATGCTAATTGGAAACATATTGTATCTCTTAGTGTTTTTAGTAGGTGTATCTTTATTATGTGGTAAAAATTGTTTTAAAATATTTATATGGTATCTTTTATATGGTATATATACCTTAACATGGATACCTATAACAATACAGGGCATATTGGACAAGAATAATAAGGAGTGGAATCACACAAAACATATAAGACAAATAAGTATACAGGAAATGGAATAG
- the yedF gene encoding sulfurtransferase-like selenium metabolism protein YedF, producing MEHIINCKGLKCPQPVINTKKYFDSIEEGTATVVVDNEVSKNNVCKFAKNNSFTAKVEQKEDLFYITIKKDISSCELCDCNEETFTIVISNNKLGLGDDKLGTTLMKSYLYALSESKYLPTNLIFLNGGVKLTVDSSDCIDNLKVLDKKGVNIYSCGTCLDFYGLKEKLSVGEITNMYDIVEKMNSSDKTIKL from the coding sequence ATGGAACATATAATAAATTGTAAAGGTCTAAAATGTCCTCAACCAGTAATAAATACTAAAAAATACTTTGATTCCATAGAGGAAGGAACTGCTACTGTTGTTGTAGATAATGAAGTCTCAAAAAATAACGTATGCAAGTTTGCTAAGAACAATAGTTTTACTGCCAAAGTAGAACAAAAGGAAGATCTATTCTATATAACTATTAAAAAAGATATTAGTAGTTGTGAACTATGTGATTGTAACGAAGAAACATTTACAATAGTTATATCAAATAATAAACTTGGACTTGGCGATGATAAACTTGGAACCACTTTAATGAAAAGTTATCTATATGCACTGAGTGAAAGCAAATATCTTCCAACTAACTTAATATTTTTAAATGGTGGTGTAAAACTAACAGTGGACAGTTCCGATTGCATTGACAATTTAAAAGTGCTTGATAAAAAAGGAGTAAATATATACAGCTGTGGAACTTGCCTTGATTTCTATGGCTTAAAAGAAAAATTATCTGTAGGTGAAATAACTAATATGTATGATATAGTTGAAAAAATGAATTCTTCAGATAAAACTATAAAGCTGTAA